GCCTCATCCACCGCAACACAGGAAATCGGCAGTTGGGTCATCTCATCGCGGAACCAATCCAGCTCCAGCCGCTCCGGTGCGACATACAGCAGCTTCAAATCACCATTCCGTGCAGCGCGGATGCGGTCATTCACTTCTCGCCCGCTCAGCGTGCTGTTAATATACGCAGCCGCGATTCCCATCGTCGTCAGCGCATCCACCTGATCCTTCATCAGCGAGATAAGCGGTGACACTACAATCGTTAAACCCTCATGCAACAAGGCAGGAATTTGGTAGCATATGGATTTTCCGCCGCCTGTCGGCATAATTCCTAACGTATCGTTGCCTTCCAGCATACTGGCGACAATTTTCTTTTGTCCCTCCCGGAAGTCGGGATAGCCATAAAACTTTTGCAGTAAATCCTGCGCCCGTTCCAACATCGGTGCTTGTACACTCATAGATTTAAACCCCTCATAATTTCCAGCGCCTCGGGCGCATATCAGCTTTTCTTTCGTTACCTTTAGTTTACCGGGGTTCAGGGTAATGTTCAACCGCTGGAAGACTGTCAGGCAAGTTTACTCCCCCATGGCATTCGCTGTTTTCTCATGATATAGTGGACACGGTGCCGCAGTTGTACACGATCATGAGATACGGTACCAAGAAGGAGAAAGAATCCATGAACAATCGGAAACCTCAACGAAAAAATCGAACAAAATCAACGTTTAACTCAGCTGGCTCCAAGCGCAACCACACATCTGCCGGAAAACCCGGCTCACCTAGACCGGAAGCACGAGGCAAAGCGAGCACTCTTGATAAAACACCTGCAAAAACATACATCGTACAAAAGCCTGCCGAGCTGCTGAGCTTTTTGGTAGAGCATGTCACCGGCATGGGGCGTAATTCCATCAAATCAGCGCTTGCCCGGGGACAAGTGTCTGTAGACGGCGTGGCACGCACAGTGCACAACTTCCCGCTGGAGCAAGGTCAAACCGTCACACTCTCCAAGGAAAAAATTGCTCCCGAGGTGCCGCTGACCGGGCTGCGTATTTTACATGAGGATGAAGCCATCATCGTCATTCATAAAGATGCCGGGCTTCTGTCCGTCGCCTCTGCGCAGGAAAAGGAAGTGACCGCCTACCGCCAGCTTACGGCCCATGTGCGGCGAGAACATCCGTACAATCGTATTTTTGTGCTGCATCGTTTGGATCGTGATACATCAGGAGTCATGATGTTTGCCAAAAGCGAAGCCGTACAGCAGCAAATGCAGCAAGCATGGAAGGAAGTTGTGTATGAACGAACATATATTGCTCTCGTAGAAGGTCAGATCAAAAAACCGGAGGGCACGATTTCCTCATGGCTGAAGGAAAGCAAAACGCTGAAAATGTACTCCAGTCCTTATCCAAATGACGGGCAACACGCGGTCACTCATTACAAGCTGCTTCAGGCCAATCGGCATTTTTCCTTGCTGGAAGTACGTTTGGAGACCGGACGCAAGAACCAGATTCGCGTACACATGGAGGATATCGGTCATCCGATTGTTGGAGACAAAAAATACGGCTCCAAATCCAAGTCGATTGGCCGCCTTGGTCTGCATGCGCGAGTATTGTCATTTGTTCATCCCGTTACCGGGGTATTGCTGCGTTTTGAATCCGACACGCCTAAGACCTTTTTGAATCTGTTTCGAGATTAAAATTGTACAGGGCATACAGAGATTGGATGGAAATATGAATGGAGAACCAGGGGCTGTGGGCAGCTCCTGGTTTTGAGGATTAAGCGGTATGCTTCCGAACACCGTCAGCCATTTTCATCAGCTCATCCCATATGTAAACGGGAGTATTGCATACTGGACAATTTAGCCAGCCGTTTAAATAGGGCAGATGGCTTGGAAGCTTGTTTTCTTCGATTTTCAGAGCATACTCATGTAGCCATTGTACATCAGAACCTCTGTGATCCAATAAACCGGGGTGAATCGGATGGGGAATCAGGCTGTTTGAATGCACAGGATCTTTATCGTAAACGATCAGGGCATCACTCTGTTCAGCAGGCCAAATATAGAGCGGAATACCGCAATGTGGACAATCCAGCGTATATTCATCACCTGTATCGAAACTTTGAAGCATATAAGCTATACTGCGATAGCCTTGAAAGGCAGCAGCTGCAGCCAAAACATAACGTTTGCCTATATTTCCCTCGTGTTCTTTCGCATAAAGCACCATTTCTTCGGTCATCTGTGCAAGTCGGACAATGGCATGTCGATATTGCTCATAAATATATTCAGCCACACTAGAATCCACTTCTATCTGATCCCTTGCAAATTCCAGTGGAACTTTGGTATGTAAGGGATTGTAATTTTTCGCCTCGAATATTCCGCAAATGTTATATATATCCGCACGAATACCTACATCAGAGCTGTTTAATGCAATGTCTACAAGGTAGGGTACGGCTGCAAATGTACAAGAATACAACGTGTTTTGGTGATACAGTTCCTCCCAATACAAGGTGTCAGCTATCTCGCCGTCATATCCGGCTTGGAGCTGGTTCAACATTTCCGGAACGTATTGAGAAGAACCGTAAGGGCCTTGGAGCAAATTCCAGACCGGATCGGACAAAGCCAGCATCTTGATACTCCTTCCACCGTTTTTCTTACAGTAACATAGGCTAGGGTTGTACAGTTCCTTTTACGATCAACATTCATTTTAACTTCATAATTCTTAGCTTCTTACGTTTATTCCATTATACGCATATGATTAGCTGAAGTTGCTTTTCTTGTTTTATGCAATATACAAAATCACTGTTCCGGTGTCTATAATCATATTCGGTTAAATTTTTAGTATTGTGAAGATGACATATGCTTTTTAAACGTCAAAAAATGAAGTGTGTTTAGAATGAGCGACCACTAACCCGGATTTTCTGTTTTACTACGAGTCCATTGTTTATTCTGTTCCAAAAATAGAGTAATCAATCCTCTAGCGTACCATTTTTCCACACTTGAGCGGAGGCACATATAGCCTTTTTCCTCATGTGCATACTCAACATTATAAATCCTGTTACTTAAAAATCACTGAGGAAGAAATAAAGTATATACATAGCTACATAACTGAACTGATTTGATGAATCGGTATATGAACAGAAACGTTGGGAATATTATGTATGAATACTGCAACCATAAGGGGAAATAGCCTATGACCATCACATCGGAACAGCGGATTACCCTGCACGGATTTAACAATCTGACCAAATCATTAAGCTTCAATATGTATGATATCTGTTACACCAAAACCAAAGAAGAACGTGAAGCCTATATTGAATATATTGATGAACAATACAATTCGGACCGGCTGACAGCTATCCTGAAAAATGTATCCGACATTATCGGCGCCTATGTGCTCAACGTGGCCCAGCAGGACTATGTTCCTCAAGGAGCAAGCGTAACAGTGCTTATATCGGAAGGGCCTATTGTGGAGGTGCCAACTGAATCATACGCGGAATCCCCCGGCCCTCTGCCTGACTCTATCGTAATGCAGCTGGATAAAAGCCATATTACTGTCCACACCTACCCGGAGTATCATCCAGACGAGGGGATTAGTACATTCCGAGCAGATATTGATGTCTCTACCTGTGGAGAAATTTCCCCGCTGAAGGCACTCCATTATTTGATCCATTCTTTTGACACGGATATTATGACGATTGATTATCGGGTACGCGGCTTTACGCGTGATACGCATGGACACAAGCTGTTCATTGACCATGACATCGCCTCCATTCAAAACTATATCCCTGACGAAGTGCGCAGTGAGTATGACATGATAGACGTGAACGTGTATCAGGAAAATATTTTTCATACCAAATGCAAGCTAAAGCAATTCGATTTGGACAATTATCTGTTCGGGTATACCAAGGAAAGTCTGAGCGTGAGCGAGCAGCGAAACATATCTACACGCCTCAAAACTGAAATGGACGAAATTTACTACGGTAAAAATATGATGTGACCAGATAAGGACGATCGCTTGGGCTGGGATATAGCCGGGCTTTTGTCCTTTTTTTGATACAAAGTCATCGATATCTTCCAGCTTTATCTGTACAAGTGGGAGAATGTTCAATATGATAGGGGAAGAAACCACTAATTTGAAATATCAACAGCCAGTTTTAAGCGCGCTATCGATTGTAAGCGCAATCAATTGATTTTGTTATGCAACATAAAGGAGGAATTTGTATGCAAGGCGGTATTGGCGGTAAAAACATCATTTTACGACTGGAAATTTCCACCGAGCACATCCAATTTGGTCAATTGATTACGCTGGTAAACGAACATGGCGGAGATGTAATTGCGATTGACGTCATTCGTACCTCTGAGAACGTCACGGTTAGGGATATTACGGTTACCATGGCCGATCCAGCAGAAATCGACCGAATGACTGCCCGGATCAAAAAGGCACAAGGCGTAAAAGTATTGTCCATCTCTGATCGTACCTTTCTGCTGCACCTTGGGGGTAAAATTGAGATGCAGCCCAAGGTGCCGATTCAGAACCGCGACGATTTGTCCCGGGTATATACCCCGGATGTGGCACGTGTATGCATGGCCATTCATGAGGAGCCGGACAAAGCCTTTCGGTTGACGATCAAGCGCAACACGGTTGCTGTCGTCTCTGACGGAAGCGCCGTTCTCGGGCTGGGTAACATCGGCCCCTATGCAGCCATGCCGGTCATGGAAGGCAAAGCCATGCTATTCAAGCAGCTCGGTTCCGTTGATGCTTTTCCGATTTGCCTGGATACGCAGGATACCGAGGAAATCATCAAGGCCATTAAGCAAATGGCCCCAGCTTTTGGCGGCATTAATCTGGAGGATATTTCGTCACCACGTTGCTTTGAGATTGAGCAGCGGCTGCGACAAGAACTGGACATTCCTGTTTTTCATGACGATCAGCACGGCACAGCTGTCGTTCTATATGCAGGCCTGATCAATGCGCTCAAGGTCGTCGGCAAATCACTGTCCGATGTTAAAATTGTCGTGTGCGGTATCGGGGCGGCGGGTGTGGCTTGCACCAAGATTTTGCTATCGGCCGGAGCTGTCAACATCATCGGCGTAGACCGTCACGGAGCGATTACAGCTGATGAGGCCTATGAGAATTCGATGTGGAACTGGTATGCGCAGCATACCAACCCCGAACGATTGTCTGGCACGCTGTCTGAGGTTCTGAAGGACGCTGACGTGTTTATCGGTCTATCGGCAGGTGGAGTGCTGCGACGAGAAGACGTGAAGCGTATGAACAAGGCTCCTGTGCTCTTCACCATGGCTAACCCGGTGCCCGAGATTGCGCCAGAGGAAGTCGAGGATATTGCAGGTGTCATCGCCACAGGACGTTCGGACTATCCGAATCAGATTAACAATGTGCTTTGTTTCCCCGGTATTTTCCGGGCAGCGCTCGACTGCCGTGCCCGTGAAATTAACGAGGAGATGAAGTTGGCGGCAGCAGAAGCCATCGCAAACACCATCCGTCCCGAGGAATTAAACAAGCTGTATATTATTCCCGGTGTATTCAACGAGACTGCGGTTCAGCGGGTACGGGAAATGGTCATTAAAGCCGCCATTGCGAGCGGTGTTGCCAGAAGAGTGCCCCGAGATTTCAGATAAAAGAAAAGGATTGCTCCCCTATTACGGGTGCAATCCTTTTTTATGAAAAATTCAGGCGCTAAATGGGTTATCGCAACAGCTGTTATGATCTCCATTTAGAGAACAATTGACTGGCCCGCTGGGCAAACTCCTCCAGATTGAAGCTGGAGTTATCCAGCCTGTAATACCACTTTTTGATCGTATCCAAAATCCAGGACGGGACTTTAACCCCTGATATACCTGAATAAAACGTGTGATACGCCCATACTAGATGCTCCCATCGTTTGTCATCGCCTTCCTTGACATACTCGGATACATCCAATACCTTGGCTCGTCCATCTTGCATCAGCACATTCTTGAGGTGAATATCACGCGGGTTCAATCCCTTGGATCGGACAAATTCCCTCGCCTCTTCCACATCCAGAATGACCTGTTCCGGCACCGGAATCCCTTGCAGCAGACAATCTAGCAGCGTAATGCCGGATTCATAGCTGATAACAATGTATTTATCGCCCTTCCCGTAATAACGAGGAAAAAAATCGGACCCCTGCAAAAGCTCATATACATGGGCCTCCGCATCTTTTTTCTCGATCGCCATGTCTGAGTACACCTTGAACGCGTAGCCGGGTAATGAATCAAGTGTAAATACGGCCGCATCGGTCCCGATGCCAATACAGCGGACGTCCTGAGTGACTGTTTTAATGGTAACCGGGTCATTATCCTCCGTACTGTAAACGGTCACTTGACGTATGATATCGTCTGCTTGTCTCCATTGTTCAACCATGTGCAACCCCTTCCTTCTCTGTTCTATACCACTTCAAATGAGGTTAGACATATGCTGGATAAGTTGTATTACGGGTCATCCTCAGAAACGGATTCACAATGATGCAGGAGTGGTTTGGGAACATGGCAGCAGTAATTTCTTTAAATCCGCATAGCTGGACGCTGTTTCATAGGCTCCCAGCACGTCAGATTCCGGGGAAGCATTCCGGTGGTTGAACCAGATCGTCCGCCAATTCGCGGCTGTAGCTCCCGCCACGTCATTCCGCCAGGAATCCCCGATATAGCAGCAATGCTCTGCCAAAGTTCCTGTCCGCTCGTTCACCACTTCAAAAATGCGTGGATCAGGCTTGGCATAGCCAACAGTTCCAGAGACAAAGATATGCTCTGGTGCAACATGATTTTCCAGCGCCATCGCCTTGATTTTGCTCATCTGGTGCTCTTCAAGACCGTTCGTAATCAAGCCGACCAAATATCCAGCCGAGCTCAATGCATCCATTAAGGAAGTTGCTCCTTCAAAAGGCTCTATCCGATACTGACGATCCAGGTATACTTTTTGAACATGTACTGCTTGCTCACGGGTGATATTTACCCCGAATTCCTGTAAAGCCAGGACGAAACGCCCCTCCCTCATATCGTCCAATTCATCCGGTCCTGCCTTCCCTTCCAATAGTCCTCCTTGGGCCGACAATAGATCACTATAATAGCGGATACGATGATAGGCTTCCTCATAAGGAAAACGCTCACTTAAGCCTAATACTGTACGCAGCGCGTCGCGTGTAGGGTGCAAATGATCATACATGGTATCATCTACATCAAAAAAGACTGCCTTCTTTTGCAAATCCATATACCCACTACTTTCTGTAAAATCTTTGGATGATGCTCATCTTCACCTTGTCCTGATATTATACCCGCCCACCTGTTGCGTTGCACCCCGCCCTTTCACATTCTGTCTATCGCATTCACGCTTCACAGCTGCCAACATACACTGAAAAGACCACACACAGGTAAAAGGTCACATTTTTGTTAAAGTTCCATTATACAGGTTTACATTTCGTGTAAAATCACGTACCTTTTAGGGATGAACGCTTTACGGATGTACTTGGAAAAGGGAGGCATACACGATGAATTCCGGTTCTAACTTAGCCTATGGATCAGCTACACCTTTGATTGAGGCACTTATCGAATTTGAACAGGAGCTTGAAGCGAACCGGCATTCTCTGGGTTTTGATTTGGGACTGATTATGGAGCAGGGGCCGGCACCCCGATATATGGCTACACCGCCAGATGTCATTCCTTTTGCCCATGCAGGTGTAGACGGAATACATTATGGATTTTTAACCGATTTTGGACTTGAAAAGGATCTTTTACAGACTCCCATTGTGTGCGTATCCCCTGTTGATTGGACAGGTGTATGGGTGGTTGCCCGCCATTTGCAGGATTTTTTAAGCGTGGTTTACACAGAAAATAGTTCATTAAAACGGTACTTCGCCAATGGTGAGGACTATTCTGGATATGTGGGTCAGCGAGTGCCTCAAGCTACAGATGAACGAACGCAATTTGTACGCGAATGCTTTCGGGAACGCTTCGGGATCCAGCCCATTCGGGATATGGCTGTCTACATCGACCGTTTGCGATTGGAACGGAAGCAAAATGAAGCGGCTCCTACGTTGAACGGCTTGGGCATTCGGAGATTTTCTACTGCAAAGCATCACTCTTTTAATGCAGAAGGCGCCCTTTTGAGCGTGGCAGAGCCCTTCCATTGGGAAGAGCAAGGTGAAGCTGTGCGTGAGTTGTTTCGCAGCGGATCGTATGAAGCCAGGCTGGCTTTTATTCGGGATGCCCAGACACGGCATCTGTTCACCCATTCCGCCCTTCGTGCTTTTGTCGCAGGACAGCTTAAATCTATGGGCCTGTCTAAAGCCGCAGCATATTTGGAAGAGTCCTATTATACAGTTATTCCGGACACGGTGGAATCTTAATGGAATTCTTGAATTTCCCCAGCATCACCGCCTCTGAAAAGGCGGCTTTTTGTGCTACAATAAACGAAAATAATAGGGTCAAACGACCCGGTACGTATGAAAGAGAGCGAGCATGAATAATCATTCCTATCCTACTCCTGAGATCGTCGAGGTTTGTCTGTTGGCCGGCAAACTCATGATGCAAAATGGAGCTGAAACCTATCGCGTCGAAGACACAATGTCCCGCATTGCCTTGGCCTACGGTATACCCGAGTCCCATAGCTATGTAACACCGACCGGGATTTTTTTTGCCATTAACAACTCGGAGCCTGCCAAACTCATCCGCATCGTAGAGCGGACCACCGATTTGCACAAGGTGACCGAGGTGAATTCCATTTCACGTAAAATCAGCACAGGTAACTTGTCTCCGCGCGATGCCGTAAAGGAGCTTTCGAAGATTGAATGCGGTCCTCTCCGCTATTCCAATCGTGTACAGCTGGTAGCCGCGGCTCTGGCTAGCGGTTGTTTTATGATTATGTTTGGTGGAGTCTGGCGAGACTTCCCCGCAGCCGTGCTGTGCGGCTGTATTGGCTTCGCATCTGTGCAATATTTTCACAGGCTTGTTAGGGTTAAGTTTTTCTCAGAGTTTTCCGCATCTTTTTTGATCGGCTTGCTGGCGGCTCTGCTCACGATAGCAGGCTGGGGACAGATGATGGACAAAATCATTATTGGCTCTGTCATGCCACTGGTGCCAGGCTTGTTAATTACCAATGCCATCCGTGATTTAATGGCCGGACATCTCGTTTCGGGACTTTCCAAGGGTGCTGATGCATGCCTGACGTCTTTTGGCATCGGGGCTGGCGTTGCAGTTATCATTACGTATATGTGATTCGGAGGAGATCCAGGCTTATGCTTGCACAATTATTCACAAGCTTTATTGCCACCGCTGCTTTCGGCATTCTTTTCCACGCTCCCCGGCGCTCGCTGCTGCAATGCGGTTTTGTCGGTATGCTGGGCTGGCTCGTCTATTATTCAACCACGGGTAGTATGGGACCTGTGAGTGCAAACCTTTTGGCAACGGTCCTTATCGGCATTGTCAGTCAAGGCTTTGCGAGACTGTACAAAATGCCCGTGATTATTTTCAGCGTGGCAGGCATAATTCCACTCGTTCCAGGAGGCATGGCCTATAATGCCATGCGTCAGTTTGTACAGCATAATTATCCCCAGGCACTGGAGCTGGCCATAAGCACACTGATGATCGCAGGGGCCATTGCTGTCGGGTTGGTGTTATCCGAAGTAATCAATCAAATTTTTCGCAGCATACGTTTTAGACCTCACATTAAAAAGCAATGAAAATAGGCTGCTTCCAAAATCACGCACCTTTCAGTGTATGAGCCTTGGAGACAGCCTTCTACGTTAACTATCTTTGCACGTTCGTTTGTTGTTCCGGTTATCCCTCAACATCATCCACTCGTCTACCCAATATTGCCAAATCCCGCTCAACGTTATCCAGTATGGCAACACGTGGATAATAACCCCATTGTTCAAATCCAAACTTCCGTAGCAACGCAATACTCGGCTCATTGTGACCAAATACAAATCCCAACAGCGTTGCAACACCAAGTCTTGGGCATTCATGTAGCATATGCTGGACCAGACGACTTCCTGTTCCGGTTCCACGGGAAGTTTCGTGAACATAAATACTGATTTCTGCCGTACCGTTATAAGCTGGACGCCCGTAAAAGGATTGAAGACTGGCCCACCCGGCAATGCCCCCTTTTTGCCTCAAAACCCACAACGGCCGATGGTTTTCCTGATGAGCTTCAAACCACGGAATACGGCTTTCCACCGTCACCGGCTCCAGATCTGCTGTGACCATTCGACTCGCAATCGTAGAATTATAGATGTCCACAATATCGGGAAGGTCCTCCCTGCGTGCAAATTCAATGGAAAAAGATTGTTCCTGATTCATTGTTCACATCCGCCTCCCGTAGTGATGATTTATTCATTGTACAAGATAAGCGCCGGAACAGCCATATCGAGTTGTTTTTGCGGATTAGATACAAAGGGTTCTATAATAGAATTTAAGATGTACAACAACATAGTCAACCCATTTAACAACATGAGACAAGGAGGTATGCTTCAGAATTCAAAGGATTCTGGGGCAACTTAACATGAATATTGGAACTCAAATCTTGATTCTGGAAGTACCTATGGAATCCTTTTTTGGAAAAACAACCATTTATCCTGTGCTGCTCAAGGATCAGGACGGACTTACGCTGATTGACACAGGGATGCTCGGCCAATTGGAACCATTGCGCAAAGCCATTGCTGATGCGGGGGAAGATATCAACCGCCTGAAGAGAATTATTTTAACACACCAGGACATTGACCATATCGGGAATGTTCACGCATTGCTGGACTTGCTGCCGAATACGGCTCTGCTGGCTCATAAAGATGACGTTCCTTACATGACAGGGGAAAGGCCGTTTGTGAAGCTGACGCCGGAACGGATAAATCTGATGGATATTGCGCTCAAGCAGCAAGCCGAGGATATGATTCGACGCCTGCCAGATTTGCGCTTTGCCCATATTCTTGAGGACGGCGAGCATCTGCCTTATGGTGGAGGAGTACAGATTATTCATACACCAGGCCACACACCAGGGCATATCAGCTTGTATGTACCCGCACAAAAGCTGCTTTTGGCAGCGGATGAGCTGCGTGTAGTCGAAGGTGAACTGGTTGGCCCCGCTGAATCAGCTACGCCGGATATGCCACTGGCCTTGAAGAGTCTAGATAAATTGACTGTTTTGGATGCTGAGAAGGTACTCTGCTACCATGGTGGTTTTTATGATCGGAATGTACAGGCTCGCCTCCAAGCATTAAGTCAGGAACGGGGATAAGTGATTCAAAGCTACAAATCGTTATACATGAAGAGCTATAATGAATAAATAGAAAGGAATGAATCTGAATGAATGATAAAATAACCCGGCTGTATAATGAACTGAAGTCACAAGCATGGGACGGCCTACTCGTAACTGATCCCAAGCATATTTACTACCTGACAGGCTTTGCCAGCGAGCCGCATGAACGCTTTCTCGGTCTGATACTGCTTCGCGATCAAGAGCCTGAACTGATCGTCCCTGCCCTGGATGCAGAGGCCGCCCAAGCGGCTTCTTCCGTAACCCGCATATCCACCCACACCGATACGGACAATCCATATGATCTGCTGCGTCAACGTGCAGGCAGCGGAGTGAAAGCCTTCGCACTGGAAAAGGAACACGTCTCTGTTCTAC
This DNA window, taken from Paenibacillus kribbensis, encodes the following:
- a CDS encoding RluA family pseudouridine synthase; its protein translation is MNNRKPQRKNRTKSTFNSAGSKRNHTSAGKPGSPRPEARGKASTLDKTPAKTYIVQKPAELLSFLVEHVTGMGRNSIKSALARGQVSVDGVARTVHNFPLEQGQTVTLSKEKIAPEVPLTGLRILHEDEAIIVIHKDAGLLSVASAQEKEVTAYRQLTAHVRREHPYNRIFVLHRLDRDTSGVMMFAKSEAVQQQMQQAWKEVVYERTYIALVEGQIKKPEGTISSWLKESKTLKMYSSPYPNDGQHAVTHYKLLQANRHFSLLEVRLETGRKNQIRVHMEDIGHPIVGDKKYGSKSKSIGRLGLHARVLSFVHPVTGVLLRFESDTPKTFLNLFRD
- the speD gene encoding adenosylmethionine decarboxylase gives rise to the protein MTITSEQRITLHGFNNLTKSLSFNMYDICYTKTKEEREAYIEYIDEQYNSDRLTAILKNVSDIIGAYVLNVAQQDYVPQGASVTVLISEGPIVEVPTESYAESPGPLPDSIVMQLDKSHITVHTYPEYHPDEGISTFRADIDVSTCGEISPLKALHYLIHSFDTDIMTIDYRVRGFTRDTHGHKLFIDHDIASIQNYIPDEVRSEYDMIDVNVYQENIFHTKCKLKQFDLDNYLFGYTKESLSVSEQRNISTRLKTEMDEIYYGKNMM
- a CDS encoding NAD-dependent malic enzyme, with translation MQGGIGGKNIILRLEISTEHIQFGQLITLVNEHGGDVIAIDVIRTSENVTVRDITVTMADPAEIDRMTARIKKAQGVKVLSISDRTFLLHLGGKIEMQPKVPIQNRDDLSRVYTPDVARVCMAIHEEPDKAFRLTIKRNTVAVVSDGSAVLGLGNIGPYAAMPVMEGKAMLFKQLGSVDAFPICLDTQDTEEIIKAIKQMAPAFGGINLEDISSPRCFEIEQRLRQELDIPVFHDDQHGTAVVLYAGLINALKVVGKSLSDVKIVVCGIGAAGVACTKILLSAGAVNIIGVDRHGAITADEAYENSMWNWYAQHTNPERLSGTLSEVLKDADVFIGLSAGGVLRREDVKRMNKAPVLFTMANPVPEIAPEEVEDIAGVIATGRSDYPNQINNVLCFPGIFRAALDCRAREINEEMKLAAAEAIANTIRPEELNKLYIIPGVFNETAVQRVREMVIKAAIASGVARRVPRDFR
- a CDS encoding HAD family hydrolase; amino-acid sequence: MDLQKKAVFFDVDDTMYDHLHPTRDALRTVLGLSERFPYEEAYHRIRYYSDLLSAQGGLLEGKAGPDELDDMREGRFVLALQEFGVNITREQAVHVQKVYLDRQYRIEPFEGATSLMDALSSAGYLVGLITNGLEEHQMSKIKAMALENHVAPEHIFVSGTVGYAKPDPRIFEVVNERTGTLAEHCCYIGDSWRNDVAGATAANWRTIWFNHRNASPESDVLGAYETASSYADLKKLLLPCSQTTPASL
- a CDS encoding threonine/serine exporter family protein — encoded protein: MNNHSYPTPEIVEVCLLAGKLMMQNGAETYRVEDTMSRIALAYGIPESHSYVTPTGIFFAINNSEPAKLIRIVERTTDLHKVTEVNSISRKISTGNLSPRDAVKELSKIECGPLRYSNRVQLVAAALASGCFMIMFGGVWRDFPAAVLCGCIGFASVQYFHRLVRVKFFSEFSASFLIGLLAALLTIAGWGQMMDKIIIGSVMPLVPGLLITNAIRDLMAGHLVSGLSKGADACLTSFGIGAGVAVIITYM
- a CDS encoding threonine/serine exporter family protein, with protein sequence MLAQLFTSFIATAAFGILFHAPRRSLLQCGFVGMLGWLVYYSTTGSMGPVSANLLATVLIGIVSQGFARLYKMPVIIFSVAGIIPLVPGGMAYNAMRQFVQHNYPQALELAISTLMIAGAIAVGLVLSEVINQIFRSIRFRPHIKKQ
- a CDS encoding GNAT family N-acetyltransferase, whose protein sequence is MNQEQSFSIEFARREDLPDIVDIYNSTIASRMVTADLEPVTVESRIPWFEAHQENHRPLWVLRQKGGIAGWASLQSFYGRPAYNGTAEISIYVHETSRGTGTGSRLVQHMLHECPRLGVATLLGFVFGHNEPSIALLRKFGFEQWGYYPRVAILDNVERDLAILGRRVDDVEG
- a CDS encoding MBL fold metallo-hydrolase → MNIGTQILILEVPMESFFGKTTIYPVLLKDQDGLTLIDTGMLGQLEPLRKAIADAGEDINRLKRIILTHQDIDHIGNVHALLDLLPNTALLAHKDDVPYMTGERPFVKLTPERINLMDIALKQQAEDMIRRLPDLRFAHILEDGEHLPYGGGVQIIHTPGHTPGHISLYVPAQKLLLAADELRVVEGELVGPAESATPDMPLALKSLDKLTVLDAEKVLCYHGGFYDRNVQARLQALSQERG